The DNA sequence ACTTAGAGCTATCAGGACAAATACAAACTCACAAATCTGTCATGGCATGCATGAGATCGACGAACAAAAAAACGGTGGCACAGAACCATAGATGTCCCAATTATGGTTTGAGGCCTGCAAAAGGAACATGGCGTTATGTTATGCTGGccaaatatcaattaattgaattaaatacacaaattaaaatattacattaatgtGAGCAGCAATgttctttttctaaatatatatactGAACATATCAGGTCAGAACTGGTAGTTATTGTGAGTTGATGACATTTAATCATAACCATTagattaaaattaagtattcaGATTGATTATTTAACTACAGATCTCAGGTGATCGTTTAAAAGCCTCACCTATAACTGTAATTAAACAAGCGATCTGACTTGTCATTTCAATCTAATGgttataaatgtttttgtatATCACAATAATGACGAGTTTTCGCCTGCTACACCCTCAATGATTGTGGGCTATATGACAAGTAATTGACTCTTACAGCTCAAGACGCATTCCAAGATTCTGAAGGAAAGCACAATAGGAGTACCGCAAGTGTGTCTCATGATGTACATCAATACCGTCTTTCCTAGATGGAGAGTATCTATCAATCTCATCCCTTGACATGAAGACAGGCTTATCATCTTCAAAAATAGAGCAGCAGTTCTTGAAAACAGAAGATGTAGAGGCATCACCATCGGATCTTGTAGGAGGAGCTTGAAAATTACAGGACGAAGGGATAATGTCATGAACCATGGGTGGAACATAGTATCTGTGGCTTTCTTGCCACACAGGGGCTGAATATTTCCTCCTTTTCAGAGATGACGGAACAGCATCATATCTAAGATAATTGGCATGATCGGCCAAGGAAAAATTGAAGGCACAACCATGGTCTCCGAATTTTGTCTGGTTATCATTGTAAACATTAAAACTCCTGGTGTGATAATTGTTTCTACTTCTTTTCCTATTGTTGCGGCCAAAGTTGTTTTCATCATAGGTGGACCAGTAACCACTATGTAAACTACGATCCTCTGCTTGATTCCGCATAAAAGACATAATTCCTGcgaaatcaaatcaaatgaccttaaaaaaaagaaagacatACCATAAAATCCACTCATTTGTAGCCTAACATAATCAATGTTAATGAAAACAACACCAACAGATCATTTGTTGTTTTAACAGAATATTGCTCGCAGATTACAATAAAACTCCAATCTGATCCCAGACCAACCAACAATTAATGTTCaattaagaaagaaagataacaaaattttaaattttaaaatttcaaccaTAAAACCTCAATTATTCCTATGGAACAAAACATTATTTGATATCGATTAATAAACCGTCCATCTAAGCATTTCTATATTCCCGATATAGAAAATGGCGACATAATTGTGATAATCAAGACACTCGGAGATCAAGAACTGAAATTCCAGATTATCTTTCTAAAACAACCGAAAAATGAACACAAAATTACGATTCAAAATATCCGAAGCCACTGAAaacaaataacacataattcGAAGCTAAAAATCCATCAGGCAGATCAGGTGGAACGAGGA is a window from the Vigna unguiculata cultivar IT97K-499-35 chromosome 7, ASM411807v1, whole genome shotgun sequence genome containing:
- the LOC114190873 gene encoding cyclin-T1-5-like — encoded protein: MSFMRNQAEDRSLHSGYWSTYDENNFGRNNRKRSRNNYHTRSFNVYNDNQTKFGDHGCAFNFSLADHANYLRYDAVPSSLKRRKYSAPVWQESHRYYVPPMVHDIIPSSCNFQAPPTRSDGDASTSSVFKNCCSIFEDDKPVFMSRDEIDRYSPSRKDGIDVHHETHLRYSYCAFLQNLGMRLELPQTIIGTSMVLCHRFFVRRSHACHDRFLIATAALFLAAKSEEAPRPLNNVLRASSEILNKQNFALFSYRLPVDWFEQYRERVFEAEQLILTTLNFELNVQHPYASLTSVLNKLGLSKTVMVNLALNLVSEGLRSSLWLQFKPHHIAAGAAYLAAKFLNIDLTAYQNIWQEFQTTPTILQDISQQLMELF